From Pseudomonas sp. FP2335, the proteins below share one genomic window:
- a CDS encoding DUF1983 domain-containing protein, giving the protein MSGTIQSSNYVPGVSGWKLDHVSGDFEINSAQIQVGTLPSDPQLITVTAGSWSQYDLPANALERLSFIGAELEKVPAECRASAEFTTEDISFDRDGSDVRTSLTYERHETAEEVAARQARARVAGTRITQTGGLTTIFIDGVTRFRCGGLTKAEQPQPFVVADGQVFVDQAFIDDGSIKKTKIANDQLTNMWSVRLEISQAGKSYAAGFGIGVGTASDVNPDIIVKASYMEILPDGLVKITQAPKYSR; this is encoded by the coding sequence ATGTCCGGCACGATCCAATCCAGCAACTACGTGCCGGGCGTTTCCGGCTGGAAGCTCGACCACGTCAGCGGCGACTTCGAAATCAACAGCGCCCAGATCCAAGTCGGCACCCTGCCAAGCGATCCTCAGTTGATCACCGTAACGGCGGGCTCTTGGTCGCAATACGATCTGCCAGCCAACGCGCTGGAGCGCCTGTCGTTTATCGGAGCTGAGTTGGAGAAGGTCCCAGCAGAGTGCCGAGCAAGCGCTGAGTTCACGACCGAGGACATCTCATTTGATCGTGATGGTTCGGATGTGCGGACCTCGCTGACCTACGAGCGCCACGAAACTGCCGAAGAGGTAGCTGCGCGGCAGGCGAGGGCAAGAGTCGCTGGAACACGCATCACGCAAACGGGCGGGTTGACTACCATCTTTATCGATGGCGTCACTCGCTTTCGCTGTGGCGGCCTCACGAAGGCCGAGCAACCTCAGCCATTCGTAGTAGCGGATGGCCAGGTTTTTGTAGATCAGGCCTTCATCGATGACGGTTCGATCAAGAAGACCAAGATCGCTAATGATCAGCTCACCAATATGTGGTCGGTCCGGCTTGAGATTTCCCAGGCCGGTAAGTCTTACGCTGCGGGGTTCGGCATTGGCGTTGGTACAGCGTCTGACGTCAATCCAGACATCATCGTGAAGGCTTCCTACATGGAAATCCTGCCTGACGGCCTGGTGAAGATCACCCAGGCGCCCAAGTATTCGCGATAA
- a CDS encoding putative metallopeptidase, with product MERPYPPSSLLELSELSDLGMRLTPAPEVWEWLQTEVLADTGTIHNEDHAHLLDADIRIMWASSSFAKQGRTVLGQAEQVAFRAGGWQKARMEQQMRDWFGDVPAFIITLAADYCAQCSDLEFCALIEHELYHLAHATDKYGQPAFTQDGAPKIKLQGHDVEEFVGVVRRYGASPDVQALVDAANSPAEVGKLNIARACGTCLLKLA from the coding sequence ATGGAAAGGCCATACCCTCCATCGTCACTTCTTGAGCTGTCCGAGCTTTCCGACTTAGGTATGCGCTTAACACCTGCACCTGAGGTGTGGGAATGGCTCCAGACCGAGGTCCTTGCCGACACCGGCACCATTCACAACGAAGACCATGCCCACCTACTGGATGCAGACATCCGGATCATGTGGGCGTCATCGAGCTTCGCCAAACAGGGCCGTACAGTACTGGGCCAGGCCGAACAGGTAGCGTTCCGCGCCGGTGGCTGGCAGAAAGCCCGGATGGAGCAACAGATGCGGGATTGGTTCGGCGATGTGCCGGCTTTCATCATCACCCTGGCAGCCGACTACTGCGCCCAGTGCAGTGACCTTGAGTTCTGCGCCCTGATCGAACACGAGCTGTATCACCTGGCTCATGCGACCGACAAGTACGGTCAACCAGCATTCACCCAAGACGGCGCACCGAAGATCAAGCTGCAGGGCCACGACGTCGAGGAGTTCGTCGGTGTCGTCCGCCGCTACGGTGCAAGCCCTGACGTTCAAGCGTTGGTGGATGCTGCAAACAGTCCTGCTGAGGTGGGGAAATTGAACATTGCGAGGGCCTGCGGAACCTGTCTGCTCAAGTTGGCCTGA